One genomic segment of Candidatus Tanganyikabacteria bacterium includes these proteins:
- a CDS encoding C40 family peptidase: LELLKQAGLPAELLALLLELLQNGQLDEAQFQELAKKFLKGDATQQDLQAMADQAKQNPPQNAAPGAPRRDGAAPGAPAGNADAPAINGNGKGADAAKDVLTWLGTPYVFGGNGRNGVDCSGLVQQVYKKLGVNLPRTAAEQATAGQEVPKDQLQPGDLVYFKGTYKPGVSHIGIYLGDGKFAHAPKTGDVVKVSNLNDAYYQQHWGGARRVA, from the coding sequence GCTCGAACTCCTCAAGCAGGCCGGCCTGCCCGCCGAGTTGCTGGCGTTGCTGCTCGAACTGCTGCAGAACGGCCAGCTCGACGAGGCGCAGTTCCAGGAGCTAGCGAAGAAGTTCCTCAAGGGCGACGCGACGCAGCAGGATCTGCAGGCCATGGCCGACCAGGCCAAGCAGAACCCGCCGCAGAACGCCGCGCCGGGAGCTCCCCGCCGCGACGGCGCCGCCCCGGGCGCCCCGGCCGGCAACGCCGACGCGCCGGCCATCAATGGCAACGGCAAGGGCGCCGACGCCGCCAAGGACGTGCTCACCTGGCTCGGCACGCCGTACGTCTTCGGCGGCAACGGCCGCAACGGCGTGGACTGCTCGGGCCTGGTCCAGCAGGTCTACAAGAAGCTGGGGGTCAACCTGCCGCGCACGGCCGCGGAGCAGGCCACGGCCGGCCAGGAAGTGCCCAAGGACCAGCTGCAGCCCGGCGACCTGGTGTACTTCAAGGGCACCTACAAGCCCGGCGTGTCCCACATCGGCATCTACCTGGGCGACGGCAAGTTCGCGCATGCTCCCAAGACCGGCGACGTCGTGAAGGTCTCCAACCTCAACGACGCCTACTACCAGCAACACTGGGGCGGAGCACGCCGCGTGGCATAA